The following coding sequences lie in one Acipenser ruthenus chromosome 47, fAciRut3.2 maternal haplotype, whole genome shotgun sequence genomic window:
- the LOC117401227 gene encoding cysteine dioxygenase type 1-like codes for MAHTASTKRKNAVDSLDNLIQSLHGVFSADEVNIEEVKTLMESYESNPKDWMKFAKFDKHRYTRNLVDEGNGKFNIMLLCWGEAHGSSIHDHTNSHCFLKLLQGRLKETLYDWPEDKRSKQELHKRCEINFEENQCTYINDSIGLHRVENSSHCDRAVSLHLYSPPFDTCHTFDERTGHRNSVKMTFWSKYGERTPYGTALSKENN; via the exons ATGGCGCACACCGCAAGTACAAAACGGAAGAATGCAGTCGACTCCCTGGATAATCTCATTCAGTCGCTACATGGGGTTTTCTCCGCTGATGAGGTTAACATAGAAGAGGTGAAGACTCTCATGGAGTCTTACGAGAGCAACCCCAAAGACTGGATGAAATTTGCTAAATTTGACAAGCACAg ATACACCAGGAACCTTGTGGACGAGGGGAATGGGAAGTTTAATATTATGCTCCTGTGCTGGGGAGAGGCACATGGCAG CAGTATTCACGATCACACAAACTCCCACTGCTTCCTCAAGCTGCTGCAGGGCAGACTCAAGGAGACTCTGTACGACTGGCCCGAGGACAAGCGCAGCAAGCAGGAGCTGCATAAGAGATGCGAGATCAACTTCGAGGAGAATCAGTGCACCTACATCAATG aCTCTATTGGGCTTCATCGGGTAGAGAACAGCAGTCACTGTGACCGTGCGGTGAGCCTGCACCTCTACAGCCCGCCCTTTGATACCTGCCACACCTTCGACGAGAGGACGGGCCACAGGAACTCTGTCAAGATGACCTTCTGGAGCAAGTATGGAGAGAGGACCCCCTAC GGAACAGCTTTATCAAAAGAGAACAACTGA
- the LOC117401335 gene encoding protein fem-1 homolog A, translating into MDIKTAFFNAARDGKLKLIQKLVSNKSLEELEALAGEKTQGGTPLLIASRNGHLEVVEYLLQHCKANVELGGSVNFDGETIEGAPPLWAASAAGHLHVVRGLLKNGASVNNTTLTNSTPLRAACFDGHLEIVRYLVEHRADMEVANRHGHTCLMISCYKGHKEIAKYLLEKGADVNRKSVKGNTALHDCAESGSLDIMKMLLKGNARMEKDGYRMTPLLAASVTGHTNIVEYLIHQPRTSREERIDALELLGATFVDKKRDLLGAMKYWKRAMEMRHSDKGSVVHKPEPGQLVLAYDYSREVTTSEELESLITDPDEMRMQALLIRERILGPSHPDTSYYIRYRGAVYADSGNFERCINLWKYALDMQQSNLDPLSPMTASSFLSFAELFSFVLQDRAKGTLATKVTFSDLMGILCKSVREVERAVCQRENPPEVPQFTKALSIILHLIFLLGKVDCSPEQEHLKKQTIYRLLKLNPRGRNGYTPLHLAVDKETTTVGRYPVGKFPSLQVALVLFECGADVDSRDYDNNTPLHVSAMNGSLEIMSVLIEAGAHFDATNSQRKTACDLLDEKATTKNLMHPLNHVTLQCLAARAIEKHKLPYKGLIPEEMEAFIELH; encoded by the coding sequence ATGGATATTAAAACTGCGTTTTTCAATGCTGCCAGAGATGGGAAGCTGAAACTTATTCAGAAGTTAGTCAGCAACAAAAGTCTAGAGGAGTTGGAAGCCCTGGCCGGAGAAAAGACCCAAGGGGGCACCCCGCTTTTAATAGCGTCCAGAAACGGGCACTTGGAGGTGGTGGAATATTTACTGCAGCACTGCAAGGCCAATGTGGAGCTGGGAGGTTCTGTAAACTTTGATGGGGAGACTATAGAAGGGGCACCACCTCTGTGGGCTGCCTCAGCGGCTGGTCACCTCCATGTCGTCCGCGGCTTGTTGAAAAACGGGGCGTCTGTCAACAACACCACCCTGACCAACTCGACCCCGCTGCGGGCTGCCTGCTTCGACGGGCACCTGGAGATCGTCAGGTACCTGGTCGAGCACCGGGCTGACATGGAGGTGGCCAACCGGCACGGCCACACCTGCCTGATGATCTCCTGCTACAAGGGCCACAAGGAGATCGCCAAGTACCTGCTGGAGAAGGGGGCCGACGTGAACCGCAAGAGCGTGAAGGGTAACACCGCCCTCCACGACTGCGCCGAGTCCGGCAGCCtggacatcatgaagatgctgctcaAGGGCAACGCCAGGATGGAGAAGGACGGTTACAGGATGACCCCCCTGCTGGCCGCCAGCGTCACGGGCCACACTAACATCGTGGAGTATCTGATCCACCAGCCCAGGACCTCCAGAGAGGAGCGGATCGACGCCCTGGAGCTGCTCGGGGCCACTTTCGTGGACAAGAAGAGGGACCTGCTGGGGGCCATGAAGTACTGGAAGAGGGCCATGGAGATGAGGCACAGCGACAAAGGCAGTGTCGTTCACAAGCCCGAGCCGGGGCAGCTGGTGCTGGCGTATGATTACTCCAGGGAGGTGACGACCAGCGAAGAGCTGGAGTCTCTGATCACAGACCCGGATGAGATGCGCATGCAGGCCCTGCTGATCCGGGAGCGCATCCTGGGGCCCTCCCACCCGGACACCTCCTACTACATCCGCTACCGAGGGGCCGTGTACGCAGACTCGGGGAACTTCGAGCGCTGCATCAACCTCTGGAAGTACGCCCTGGACATGCAGCAGAGCAACCTGGACCCGCTCAGCCCCATGACGGCGAGCAGCTTCCTCTCCTTCGCCGAGCTCTTCTCCTTCGTCCTGCAGGACCGCGCCAAGGGCACCCTGGCCACCAAAGTGACCTTCAGCGACCTGATGGGCATCCTGTGCAAGAGCGTGCGGGAGGTGGAGCGGGCCGTCTGCCAGCGGGAGAACCCTCCGGAGGTGCCCCAGTTCACCAAGGCTCTCTCCATCATCCTGCACCTCATCTTCCTGCTGGGCAAGGTGGACTGCAGCCCGGAGCAGGAACACCTCAAGAAGCAGACCATCTACCGGCTCCTCAAGCTCAACCCCAGGGGAAGAAATGGCTACACCCCCTTGCACCTGGCTGTGGATAAGGAGACCACCACTGTGGGCCGCTACCCTGTGGGCAAGTTCCCCTCGCTGCAGGTGGCCCTGGTCCTTTTCGAGTGCGGCGCCGACGTGGACTCGCGGGATTACGACAACAACACCCCTCTGCACGTGTCCGCCATGAACGGCAGCCTCGAAATCATGAGCGTGCTCATCGAGGCCGGCGCCCATTTCGACGCCACCAACTCCCAGCGCAAGACCGCCTGCGACCTGCTGGATGAGAAGGCCACTACCAAGAACTTGATGCACCCCTTAAACCACGTCACCCTCCAGTGCCTTGCTGCCAGAGCCATTGAAAAACACAAACTGCCTTACAAGGGTCTGATCCCAGAAGAGATGGAGGCCTTTATTGAGCTGCATTAA